In Halorussus limi, a genomic segment contains:
- the paaA gene encoding 1,2-phenylacetyl-CoA epoxidase subunit PaaA translates to MDIEQVKERAGPREFSPKDDLPEKYRKAATRMIQFHANSEIMGAYLERPFIREAPSLDRKLAFSAKVQDEIGHGQLLYRAAESLGVKTREQMLDELAEGEGKFLNCFHYPMESWVETPMIAFFVDGAAMRRQATLKQSSWEPYAHAMDKVCFEEGFHVKHGEAILYELMTGSKAEQEKTQDAFETWWPRIIQFFGPTDDKSTHHDFSADVGLKTMTNDELRNAFLNAYIPKAKKYGLEIPDEPRIRENGDGTYEVEEDDLNWDEFFTIAKNDSPGSHEQIGKRSRTQEAVEWVRNSMDDWEAKGAGQTPQAAD, encoded by the coding sequence ATGGACATCGAGCAGGTCAAAGAGCGCGCCGGGCCCCGCGAGTTCAGCCCGAAGGACGACCTCCCGGAGAAGTACCGGAAGGCCGCCACGCGCATGATTCAGTTCCACGCGAACAGCGAGATAATGGGCGCGTACCTCGAACGCCCGTTCATCCGCGAGGCCCCGAGCCTCGACCGGAAACTGGCGTTCTCCGCGAAAGTGCAGGACGAAATCGGCCACGGCCAACTGCTCTACCGGGCCGCCGAGTCGCTCGGGGTCAAGACCCGCGAGCAGATGCTCGACGAGTTGGCCGAGGGCGAGGGGAAGTTCCTCAACTGCTTCCACTACCCGATGGAGTCGTGGGTCGAGACGCCGATGATAGCCTTCTTCGTGGACGGCGCGGCGATGCGCCGACAGGCCACGCTCAAACAGAGTAGCTGGGAGCCCTACGCCCACGCGATGGACAAGGTCTGCTTCGAGGAGGGGTTCCACGTCAAGCACGGCGAGGCCATCCTCTACGAACTCATGACCGGGTCGAAGGCCGAACAGGAGAAGACTCAAGACGCCTTCGAGACGTGGTGGCCCCGAATCATCCAGTTCTTCGGGCCGACCGACGACAAGTCCACCCACCACGACTTCTCGGCCGACGTGGGCCTGAAGACGATGACCAACGACGAGTTGCGCAACGCCTTCCTCAACGCCTACATCCCGAAGGCGAAGAAGTACGGCCTCGAAATCCCCGACGAACCCCGCATCCGCGAGAACGGCGACGGGACCTACGAGGTCGAGGAGGACGACCTGAACTGGGACGAGTTCTTCACTATCGCCAAGAACGACTCGCCGGGGAGCCACGAGCAAATCGGCAAGCGGAGTCGCACTCAAGAGGCGGTCGAGTGGGTCCGCAACAGCATGGACGACTGGGAAGCGAAGGGCGCGGGCCAGACCCCGCAGGCGGCCGACTAA
- a CDS encoding bifunctional metallophosphatase/5'-nucleotidase codes for MRLLHYSDVENVYDRPERAGRLAGCIDARRDGETVVVGTGDDLGPGVLPMVEDGAQALDLFEALDPEVETFGNHDFDYGLDAARRVVRESPQTWVSANVSEDGDPFAADAGVVPRTVVERGGRRVGFVGVSDPESSIPDALTVTDPASAIRAGVADLRAEGVERVVALAHVHDERLTDLARAADLDAILAGHVHGERCDRIDGTLVVRPGANGRVVWEVELGEEVRATRREVQRFPCAERVAERLRTRMAETGLSAVVGRAEDPIERDRRACFAGERRVSNLLADAYRWAGDADVGYYDTGMLRSGPPLSGDVTVADVMGLAPFAADLCVARVSGAALRELAEATVVTDERAARIPGDAAWWGQFSGMSVVWDPGADVVREVRVGGDPLDPDGEYAVATNEYVVDTDEFPGVTRADVTEVVSVQYDALVEYAREFGVEAGIDGRIVVEEW; via the coding sequence ATGCGACTCCTCCACTACTCCGACGTGGAGAACGTCTACGACCGCCCCGAGCGCGCGGGCCGCCTCGCGGGATGCATCGACGCCCGGCGCGACGGCGAGACGGTCGTGGTCGGCACCGGCGACGACCTCGGGCCGGGCGTCCTCCCGATGGTCGAAGACGGCGCGCAGGCGCTCGACCTGTTCGAGGCGCTGGACCCCGAGGTGGAGACGTTCGGCAACCACGACTTCGACTACGGTCTCGACGCGGCGCGCCGCGTCGTCCGCGAGTCGCCCCAGACGTGGGTCAGCGCGAACGTCAGCGAGGACGGCGACCCCTTCGCCGCGGACGCGGGGGTCGTCCCCCGAACCGTCGTCGAGCGGGGAGGTCGCCGGGTCGGGTTCGTCGGCGTGAGCGACCCCGAATCCTCGATTCCGGACGCGCTGACCGTCACCGACCCCGCGAGCGCGATTCGAGCGGGCGTCGCCGACCTCCGCGCCGAGGGAGTCGAGCGGGTCGTCGCGCTTGCACACGTCCACGACGAGCGCCTGACCGACCTCGCCCGAGCGGCCGACCTCGACGCGATTCTGGCGGGGCACGTCCACGGCGAGCGGTGCGACCGAATCGACGGCACGCTGGTCGTTCGGCCGGGTGCGAACGGCCGCGTGGTCTGGGAGGTCGAACTGGGCGAGGAGGTTCGCGCGACTCGCCGAGAGGTCCAGCGCTTCCCGTGCGCGGAGCGCGTCGCCGAGCGCCTGCGGACCCGGATGGCCGAGACTGGCCTCTCGGCCGTCGTTGGCCGCGCCGAGGACCCCATCGAGCGCGACCGGCGGGCCTGCTTCGCGGGCGAGCGGCGCGTCTCTAACCTCCTCGCGGACGCCTACCGGTGGGCGGGCGACGCCGACGTGGGGTACTACGACACCGGGATGCTCCGAAGCGGGCCGCCGCTGTCCGGCGACGTGACCGTCGCCGACGTGATGGGACTGGCGCCTTTCGCCGCCGACCTCTGCGTGGCCCGCGTCTCGGGCGCGGCGCTCCGGGAACTGGCCGAAGCGACCGTCGTCACCGACGAGCGCGCGGCCCGGATTCCGGGCGACGCGGCGTGGTGGGGGCAGTTCAGCGGGATGTCGGTCGTCTGGGACCCCGGTGCGGACGTGGTTCGGGAGGTCCGCGTCGGCGGCGACCCTCTCGACCCCGACGGGGAGTACGCCGTCGCCACCAACGAGTACGTCGTCGACACCGACGAGTTCCCCGGCGTGACCCGCGCGGACGTGACCGAGGTGGTCAGCGTGCAGTACGACGCGCTGGTGGAGTACGCCCGCGAGTTCGGCGTCGAGGCGGGCATCGACGGTCGAATCGTCGTCGAGGAGTGGTGA
- a CDS encoding helix-turn-helix domain-containing protein, whose protein sequence is MIDECLVVEFSVTGDDCPLAEATRETGTTVDARPPQLRSDDNALLRFSASEGADELAAVLDADDRIRYLHASRTDSRTNFRCLSKRPCVVHELTDAGFMAETLQYREGTERYTGAVVGHDVLQGVLAAAAETVGVSLERVFPLGSEDDEAVAQRWDVTPAQEAALRTSMEMGYFAVPRGATAAEVADELGISKSAFLERLRRGQATLFAQVFG, encoded by the coding sequence ATGATAGACGAGTGCTTGGTGGTCGAGTTCTCCGTCACCGGCGACGACTGTCCGCTCGCGGAGGCCACCCGCGAGACGGGGACCACCGTCGACGCCCGGCCGCCGCAGTTGCGCTCCGACGACAACGCGCTCCTGCGCTTCTCGGCGAGCGAGGGGGCCGACGAACTCGCCGCAGTCCTCGACGCCGACGACCGGATTCGCTACCTCCACGCCTCCCGGACCGACAGTCGGACCAACTTCCGGTGTCTCTCGAAACGACCCTGCGTCGTCCACGAACTCACCGACGCGGGGTTCATGGCCGAGACGCTCCAGTACCGGGAGGGGACCGAGCGCTACACCGGCGCGGTCGTGGGCCACGACGTGTTACAGGGCGTCCTCGCGGCGGCCGCCGAGACGGTCGGCGTCTCGCTCGAACGGGTCTTTCCCCTCGGGAGCGAGGACGACGAGGCGGTCGCCCAGCGGTGGGACGTGACGCCCGCCCAAGAGGCCGCGCTCCGGACCTCGATGGAGATGGGGTACTTCGCGGTGCCGCGAGGCGCGACCGCCGCTGAGGTGGCCGACGAGTTGGGCATCAGCAAGTCGGCGTTTCTGGAGCGCCTGCGCCGGGGACAGGCGACGCTGTTCGCGCAGGTGTTCGGGTGA